In Pseudomonas flavescens, the sequence TGTTCCCCGCGGAAGAGAAGTCCATGGTGCGCTCGATGCTGTCCGAATCGCTGCAGGCCGTGATTTCCCAGACCCTGCTGAAGAAGATCGGAGGCGGTCGTGTGGCCGCCCATGAAATCATGATCGGCACCCCGGCGATCCGTAACCTGATCCGCGAGGACAAGGTGGCGCAGATGTACTCGGCCATCCAGACCGGCGGTGCGCTGGGCATGGAAACCCTGGACTCGTGCCTGAAAAGACTGGTTTCCAAAGGCTTGGTCAGCCGCGAAAGCGCGCGCGAGAAAGCCAAGACCCCGGAAAACTTCTGAGCCATGCTGGTGGACAGTTGTCCGCCAGCCGTTGATCGTCGCGCCAGCGCATTTAGGTAGGCCCCATGGAATTCGAAAAACTGTTGCGCCTGATGGTCGAAAAAGGCGGCTCCGATCTGTTCATCACCGCTGGCGTGCCGCCGTCGATGAAGGTCAACGGCAAGATCATGCCTGTGACCAAGACCCCCTTGTCGCCGGAAATGACCCGCGAAACCGTTCATGCGGTGATGACCGAGCAGCAGCGTCGGGACTTCGCCGAGAACCACGAATGCAACTTCGCCATCAGCGCCCGAGGTATCGGCCGCTTCCGCGTCAGTGCCTTCTATCAGCGCAACCTGGCCGGCATGGTACTGCGCCGCATCGAGACCAACATCCCGACGCTGGATGACCTCAAGCTGCCGGAGATCCTCAAGAAGCTGGCGCTGACCAAGCGCGGTCTGGTGCTCTTCGTGGGGGCTACCGGTACCGGCAAGTCCACCTCGCTGGCGGCGATGATCGGCTACCGCAACAAGAACAGCAGTGGCCATATCATCTCCATCGAAGACCCGATCGAGTACATCCACCAGCACCAGAACTGCATCGTCACCCAGCGTGAAGTGGGGATCGACACCGACTCCTTCGAAGTAGCGCTGAAGAACACCCTGCGGCAGGCCCCGGACGTGATCCTGATCGGTGAGGTGCGGACCCGCGAAACCATGGACCACGCCGTGGCCTTCGCCGAGACCGGCCACCTGTGCCTGGCCACCCTGCACGCCAACAACGCCAACCAGGCGCTGGACCGAATCATCAACTTCTTCCCGGCGGACCGGCAGAATCAGGTGTGGATGGATCTGTCGCTGAACCTCAAGGCCATCGTCGCCCAGCAACTGATCCCCACGCCGGACGGCAAGGGGCGTCGCGCGGTCATCGAGGTGCTGATCAATACGCCGCTGGCGGCTGACCTGATCCGCAAGGGCGAAGTGCATGAGCTCAAGGGCTTGATGAAGCGCTCCACCGAGCAAGGCATGCAGACCTTCGACCAGGCGCTGTACAACCTCTACAGCCAGGGCGAAATCACCTACGAAGATGCCTTGTTGTACGCCGACTCGGCGAACGACCTGCGCCTGATGATCAAGCTCGGCTCGGAAACCGATGGCGAGCATCTGACCAGCATGTCCCAGGGGTTGTCTCTGGAAGTCACCGACGAAGATCCGGGGCGGCGTTTCCGCTGATCGACGCCGGGTCTGTCGGGCTGCTGGGTATACCGCCCGGCACCTCTCGGGCTGTCGCTCGAATAGGCAGTACCTGCTCGGCGTCAGCCTGGATGCGTTTTCCAGGCCTGACCGCCACCGCCTGAGCCTGCCCATTGGCCTGGGCGCCTGCCCGGGCCTGGCTCATCAACCTTGGAATCAGCGGGCCTTCCGGCAGGTTGCGCCAGAAACGCACCGGCATGTTGGTTTCCAGCACGCTGCGATTGAGCCGAGCCGGGTTGAAGGTGCTGCCGTAATAGGCCAGCCACATGGCTTCGTTGCGATCATCGGTGCCCTGCGCCAGTTGCTGCCAGTCGGGCGGGCAAGGACTGGCATGGTGCAG encodes:
- a CDS encoding PilT/PilU family type 4a pilus ATPase; the protein is MEFEKLLRLMVEKGGSDLFITAGVPPSMKVNGKIMPVTKTPLSPEMTRETVHAVMTEQQRRDFAENHECNFAISARGIGRFRVSAFYQRNLAGMVLRRIETNIPTLDDLKLPEILKKLALTKRGLVLFVGATGTGKSTSLAAMIGYRNKNSSGHIISIEDPIEYIHQHQNCIVTQREVGIDTDSFEVALKNTLRQAPDVILIGEVRTRETMDHAVAFAETGHLCLATLHANNANQALDRIINFFPADRQNQVWMDLSLNLKAIVAQQLIPTPDGKGRRAVIEVLINTPLAADLIRKGEVHELKGLMKRSTEQGMQTFDQALYNLYSQGEITYEDALLYADSANDLRLMIKLGSETDGEHLTSMSQGLSLEVTDEDPGRRFR